The Candidatus Neptunochlamydia vexilliferae genome contains a region encoding:
- the tnpA gene encoding IS200/IS605 family transposase translates to RGRSCVFLLHTHLVFVTKYRKRVFTKRVLKELREIFQKVCQDFQAELIEFEGEYDHVHLLINYPPKVAISNLVNSLKGVSSRLIRKKGYPSVQKALWGNNFWSPSYFAGSCGGAPISIIRQYIENQQKPIE, encoded by the coding sequence AAGAGGAAGATCGTGTGTTTTTCTACTACATACTCATTTGGTCTTTGTTACAAAGTATCGAAAGAGGGTCTTCACGAAAAGGGTTCTTAAGGAGCTAAGAGAAATCTTCCAAAAGGTCTGCCAAGATTTTCAAGCAGAGCTTATAGAATTTGAAGGAGAGTACGATCATGTACATCTACTTATTAACTACCCTCCAAAGGTTGCTATCTCTAACTTAGTTAACTCTTTAAAAGGCGTTTCTTCCCGGCTTATTCGAAAAAAAGGATATCCTTCAGTTCAAAAGGCATTATGGGGCAATAACTTTTGGTCCCCAAGTTATTTTGCTGGTAGTTGCGGAGGAGCTCCTATCTCAATAATCAGGCAATATATCGAAAACCAGCAAAAACCAATAGAATGA